TGGGCAGCATGTCTGGGACCCTCCAGACTGTCCCTCCTGGTGGAGCCAGAATGCTAGGGGCAGGGCCAGCCACCCAACCTCCAGTCCAGCCAGTGAGGGGCCCTCTGGCCAGCCCAGGAAGGTGCCTCCATGGCAGGGCAGGTGGCCTAAGAGAGGCTGCCGTGGCATTAAGAGAGGGCCACAGACACGGCGGGGCTCACCCCTGGGGTAATGAGCCGGGTTGGGGGCAGCAGGGCCAGCTGCCCAGGAGACTCGGCTGAGAGGGAGGCTCTGGGCCTGCTCACTTCCAGCACTGCTCCAGGGAACTGTGGGGCTGGATTTTGAGCCTCTGGGGGCAGAGCAGCTTGGTGAAGGCCCGCCGGAAGCTGTGGTGGCACAGTGGGTAGAGGACAGGGTTGACGGCCGAGTTGACCCACAGGAGCCAGAAGGAGGTTTCGTACCAGTAGTCAGGGACACAGTGGCCGTGGCAGGCAGCCCGGATGATCATCAGCAGCGTGTACGGGGCCCAGCAGAGCCCGAAGATGCTCACGATGACGGCCAGTGACTTGGCCACCTTCCTGTCCCGAGACAGCCGGAAGCGCTGGGTGAAGCTCTGGGATACCATCTTCATGCGCTTCTCCAGTGAGGCCGAGGATGCCGACGGCTTGGAGCCCCTCTTGAGTGAGCGCGGCCTCTCGGTGCCCCTCGAGGATCCGGAGCTGGAGGTGGGTGAGGCCGCGGAGCCGCCCCCACCGCCACCCCCGAGGGCCGCCTCCCCGGCCTCCGCACCTGCGGCTGCTTCACCCACCCCATACCTGTGCAGCGGCATGGCCTCCCCGTGCCCCTTCCGCCAACAGCCCCAGCAGCCGGGGGGCGGCCGGGGTGGCGAGGCCTGGGCCTCGGGTGGGGGCTCGGGGCCGGCCGCCTCTCGAGCCCCGTCCAGCCTGAGGCGTGTGCGCCTCTGGATGTTCAGGTAGATGCTGAGGTTAAAGAAGGTGACACTCAGGAAGGGCGTGAAGAACTCCAGGGTGGAGGCCGTGATGAGGAAGTACCAGTTGTAGAAGAACTCCGCGTAGCAGTGACCCTCGGGGATGGCGCTGCCTCCGGACAGGTACTCCCAGCTCAGGATGGCCGGCCCGTACAGCAGGAAGGCCAGCACCCACACGAGCAGCATCTTCCGCACCGCCCGCCTTGTGTCGCCCTGCTGGGCCCGGTATGAGACCTGCGGACGGGCAGGTTGGtcaggggcagggcaggaggatcgGACTGGGTACGCCCGGCAGCCTGCGGACCTGTGTGGGCTCTTCCCTCAGCAGCAAtgctcctcccttcccctccggtcctccctccttccctccctctttcccctcccttccccgcacccccgccccccgccccgccgccaCCGGTGTCCTGGGCTAGCTGATGCCCTGCCACACTCAGTGAGAGCCTCAGAAGCTCCCCGAGACCAACCCAAATCCTCACTCTGCTAGGCTGCCTGCTTACCATCCCCTACCAGCTGTGAGCTCCCTGGGGGTCCTGTCCTTGGCCCCTGCACCCTGGGACCAGACTTAGCATGGGCCCCAGACCACGTGCACACACAGCTGTTTCTCACATGATGCATCCTGCAAAGGCCCGAGCCATCTccagaggtgggaggtgggaggtccAGCCCCACCCCTGCTCAAGTGCTCGCAGCCCTGGAAGCTGGAGGTGCAGGAGTGAAGCCAGGAGCTGGCCCACTGCTGGGAGACATCCCCCCCAACCACTGAACAAAACATCCCAGATGGACATCTCGGCCTCTGGAGAacagggagagaaggcagggccCTCCCCAAGGCAGACAGCAACCAGCTGGTGGGCGTAGGGGCAGAAGGGCCAAGGGTCCCACCGAGGGGTCTCAGGTGGgacagctggaggaggaggacctgAGAGCCTTGCCCCCCTGCCCCACCAGCCTGAGCTGGGCAGAGCACCCCGCGCCAGGCTCTGGGCTAGGCTGCTTTCCCCTTCGAGGCAGCTCTCCGTGTGCCCCATGCCTAGGGGCtccaggaaagaagggagagaccACAGGGTGATGGGCTCAAGAGGACCTCAAGCCCGTGCTCTCTGCACCCTGTCTCTTGGCCTGTCTAGGCTAGAACGAAACAGCCTACCCTCAGTCCTGCAGAGGACCTGATGAAGCCCTGGGGAGGTGAGCTGCCAAAGAGCATGAGAACTCCGGCAGCAGCTCCCTGGGCTGCACAGCACTGATGCAGGAGCCCCGTGGGGGCAGGGTCCCTGACTCAGGTGGCCCTTCCCACGAAGGGAAACATGGAGCCAGGATCTGCCACCTGCCTTCCTGGGGCCTGTGTGTTATCCACGCTTACGCTCACGCATGTGTGAGGGATGCTGTCTGGGGCTCCTGTGCATGCCTGCACTCACACATGTGAGGGATGTCACTTGCCTTCCCAGTGCCCGTGTGTGTATCACACTTGTACTCTCACATGTGTGAGGGATGTCACCCAGAGCCTCCGGCCCCAGATCCTCCCTTAACTCTGGGAACATCTGTGTCCAGATTCCCCGCCTCCTGCCTGAGCCAGGACAGTCTGGTTGGCAGCCATGGCCCCGAGTGGGCAGCTGGCCACTGAGCGGCCCCTGTGTCAGCAGCAAGGCCGGCGGGGCCAAGCCCACTTCTGCTCAGAACTCTGAAGTGGCTGTCCCCACCCCAGTGCCTCCCATGGGCGTCCAGACCGTCCCTGCAGGAGCGAGCGGGGGCTCTGCGGCCCAGGACTCACGGCTCGGGTGACCGACAGGAAGCGGTCGTAGCTGATGAGCACGATGTTGAAGGCAGAGGAGGTGCACAGCAGGTAATCCACCACCAGCCACAGCTTGCAGAGGCCCCGGCCAAAGGTCCACCGGCCCGTCAGCACGTACGGCACATACAGCGGGATGCAGAAGGCGCCTGTGTGGGGGAGGGCCACGGTGGGACCATGCCACCAGGGGCCAGCTCCCAGACCGACCTCAGCGCAGGCACTGGCGGGACCTGCGGTCACAGAGTGGCTGCCTTTCTGAGACCAGCCACCCTCATCTTACCGCCCCCTCCAGCTGGTCTCAGCCACACACCATGCCCTGCCACCAGCCTTCACCCCCACACAGCTCGCAGCACCACTGGTGTCCCCTGGACCTGGGGGCAGGAGAGAAGATCCAGGCATGGGGACCTCTGGCCACCACTCCCTGGACTTCTGTCCCGCCCTCCCAGCcctcaaaggaagaaagaagataatttccctctcccctccctcgaGGGACTCCAGCCCCACCCTTCCTCTCAGCTTAGACAACGAGAAAGCCTTTCTCCTGGCTGACAGGGCACTTGGTTGCAACCGCCAGCCGCTACTACTGCCAAGCCCGGCTTGGAGCGTCTGGGAGACGCACCTCACAGCCCCAACAGGTGTCTGGCGCTCCAGCCCCCTCCGCGTGCCCCGCCCCCCAGCCGGCAGCGGAGTCTGGACACGTGAGAGCGCGCTCCTCCGAGcgtctcccccacccccaccttccgCACggtcccctcccccaacacaaCTCTAAAAATCCCCCTTCCATGTCCCCTCCCCCAGACCTTCTCTAACCCTCCCCGCTGCGCCCTCCGCGCGTCCTAAGTCCGCAGCCGCCTTTGTATGGCTACCGCGCAGGGGCCAGCGCTGCACCCGCTGCCTTTGCGTCTTGCGCCTCTCAGAGCCCGTGTCCCTTCCCGGCGAGACCCCTCCTCGGCCCCTGTCCCGAGGCCTGAGTGGCAAGGAACTTCGCCCGTGTCCCCCACCCCATGGGCACTGGACGCCCCAGGCCCACGGGGCGTGTGCCCGCGGGAGCCACCCGGATCCGCGCTCCAGTCCCCGCCGGCCGGCCACGATGGGTCCCACGGTGGAGGGGGCTGGGGATTTACCCACGAGGAAGTCGGAGATGGCGAGGTTGAGCAGGAAGAAGTTGTTCTGGGTGCGGAGGCTCGAATCGGCCACGAAGGCGAGCATGACCAGCGCGTTGCCCAGCACCGTGGCCACGATAAGCAGCGCCATGAGCGCGGCCAGCACCGCGGTCCAGGCTGCCGAGAAGCCGCGcgccccgcccgccgccgccgcctcgccCGCCAGCGCCCCCGAAGCGTTCAGCGGCCCGTCGGGCGGCGCGCGCTCCATGGCCCCGCAGGCTCACGCGGCTCCGGGACGCGGGGCAGGGCGCCGGCCGAGAGCTGGGCGGCCGGGATGGGTCCCGGCCCGGGAGCCTAGTCTTTGTGGGCCCTCGGCCCGGTCGAGGTCCCCGGGGGGCGCCCAGCGCATGGTCCGCGGGGCGGGGGCCTGGGCCAGGGCGGGCAGTGCCGAGGGGCCGGGGATGGATCCAAGCCCAGCGGGGCCGGTAGCGCGGCTGCTGCAGCGGGAGAGAagccggagccggagccggagccgcTGCCGGCGCGACCGTGCACCCCGAGCGCAACGCGCAGCCGAGTGCGCCCCGCGCCCTGCCCACCGCCCCCCGCGCCCCGCGCAGGGCCCCCGCCATTGGCTGCCGCCCTCGCCCCGCCCCCTCCACCGCCCCGCCCGGAGCCGGCAGCACCACGGACAGCGCCGCGTGCCCGCCGGGCAGGCTGGAACCCAGCCCCTGCGCTCACCCTGCACTCACCGCAGCTGGCTGGGCGCCCTGCCGGGGCTTGGCCGGGTCTGGGGGCTCGCCTGTGGTCAGTCAGCTCGCGCACTCGGAGCCGGGGTCTGGATTGCTCAGCCTTTCCCGTGCCCTCGGCCCTGGTGACCCCTGCCGGGTCATGATGGGGAGACCTGGCTCAGTGGGgacctgggtgggggtgggggaaacgCCTGCACCCGCGCTCCGGGGAACTTGCCCTGTGGGGCACTTCCTCGATTCAGGTTTTTAGGATGTGGGTCTCCGGGGAAGGAATGTCTCGAGAAGAAGAGTTGTGGAGGGGGAGGTGGGCTTGGAAAGCCGGTGCCCAGACCAGGGGTCCGCTCCACCTCCCGTTTGCACGGACCCCGGGTGCCAGCCTCCCTGTGGACAGGATCCAGTGCAGGGTCCGGGGTGACCTGCAAGGTGCAGGCGGATGTGGAGTTACATAAGGGAAGATGAGGCGCCGGGCGGACCCAGCCGGAGGGGAGCGCGTCCAGCCTTGGCTCCGGCGGCCTCAGGCTGAGGAGGGAGCAGGAAGCCCCTTGGAGCCCAGCCACGGACCCCGGTGGACAGAGGGGCAGTCGCCGCTGTAGCGGACAGACGAGGTCACAGCGCTCAGGTCGCAGGTGGTGGCTGTGTTAGCGCCTGTGGGAGGGGACAGAGGAAGAGAGGATAGGTGGCGGGAGGAAGCGCCCCCACCAACAGAAACGTGCGCTCAGATGGACGGGGTCAAGGACAGATTCCGCCCGAAACACTCAGGGCAGACAGACATGCCCACACTTAGATACACAGACACCCACAGGCCAGGGAAGCAGCCGCCAGCGCCAGGCTGAGCACCCGCCAACAGCGAGACACACATCAGacagcaggcagggagggagccgCGCCTCAGGAGAGGCAGAGCAGCAACTCCGCTCTGTCGCCAGCGCAGGCATCCACGGTGCCTCGAAGAGGGCAGAGTGCGAGCGCCTGGTGGGGGGCTGCAGAGGGACCTGGACGCTGACACCAACCATCACTCCCTACGCATAGCAGCTTCCGCATCCTATGGGGACCCACCCCTTTCCCTGGCTCCCAGTGTCGCTTCAGAAACTTTGAGGAGAGTGGGGCTGGGATTCCTCTGCTGCCTCCCCAGGGCTGACTGCAGGGAGGAAGCCCCAGACCCATGGCCCCAGCCAACCCACTATTCCTCGGCTTCCAGGCGCCTGCTCTCGGGGGAGGGGCTCGGCTTCCCTCTGACTACCTGGTTGTACTCATCCCACTCCACCTGCAAACCTGCCTCTTGGTACAGGCTCCCCAAGGTTCCCTGCACCCCACCCCAACTTGCCCAGTGAGGAGGGGCTGTGCCTGGACCAGGGAAAAGTTTTCAAGCAGAAAAGTTTCATGAAGTCAGGAAGCAAGGGGCTTTGGGGCCACAGAGCTGCCACCCAAGCCTGCTGCAGCCCTTGACTCACTGTCCCCACCCAAGCCAGCAACTCCCTGTTGAGTGGACCCTTGCCCAGGCCCTGCTCCTCCCCAGGTACCCGCTGAGGCCAAGGGAGATGGCATTGGGTAGGGCTAAGAGGGGGCCCTGGCTCGCTCCTTCACTGGCCGGGGCCTCAGCATCCCCAACTTAGAATGGGGAATATAAATCGGAATCCCAAGCAGAACCAAGGATGAAGGGGTCTGCAGGCCCACCTGACCgttctccctccccatccctcctcccctGTCATCCACAGCTGCCCAGGCTTCCCCATGCACTGACCAGCCCTGGAGAGCCTGGGCGGTGCCAGCCTGGGCCAGATGACCCAGGCAGAGGGAGCTTTCCTGGTATTCTCTCTGCCCCACAGCCACAGGGGGATACCTCAGACTACTCCTGCCCCACAGCTGTTATGAAACCCCAGCAGAGCCTGCACCACGATCCAGGAGCCCACGGAATCTGAACCCACAAGTGTGGAATCCCACACAGCATGGCATCGGCCAGGGGACCCACTTCTGCAGCTGTCACCATGGTGGTGACAGATATCCATCACACGCCTGTGGGTCACCTCAGGATTTCCTCGCAGAAGTCAGAAGAAGGCCCAGAGGTTCGGCCCCTGGCAGTGGGGccccagctgtgtgaccccaAGTGAGTTACCAGACTTCTCTGAGCTGCTGTAGATGGAGGCTGCATGGAGGGGAGAGGGCCGGGCTTGGCCTGGAGAGCGGGAACGCCCCCTACCGGCCAGACTCGGTGGGCGCGCTTGGTACCTGACCTCACCAGCGCCCCCTACACCATCAAGTTGGGCTGGACTGGCCGTCCTGTAGCGCTGGTGAGCCCCCTGCCCGAGGTCACGCAGGCCCACCCTCTCCGTGGGCACATGCCTGTCCCAGCCTGAGGATAGCAagcacaccagcatgcccagcagcCATGTGAGAGGCCCGTGTCCTTGCCCAAACAGAAGGCTGGTGTCCTCTGGGCTGGGGCCTGACGTGGCCAAGGCCATTCAGGATGCATGTGGCTGGACCCTGTGTAGTCCATCTGGCCCTGGGGCCTCTGTTCCAGGGAGCAGCTATTCCAGTTGTGTAGAAAAGGAAAATGGCCAGGGGAGGCCATCCCCGTATTCAGAGGCAGAGGCTAGTGTCCTGGCAGAGCCCCGGAGGAAAAGGgctggagatggaggcaggactCTGGGCCGGAGCCAGGCAAGCAGACCTGACTGCGGGCCTCGCTGGATGGTTTCGGATCACAAGCAAACACCCCCCAGAGGCCATCCACGGGCAAACACCCCCCAGAGGCCATCCAggggcacccccacccccagaggcCAGCCACGGGCACACACCCCCCGGAGGCCATCCCCGGGCACACACCCCCCGGAGGCCAGCCACGGGCACACACCCCCCGGAGGCCAGCCACAGGCAAACACCCATCGTAAGCCAGCCACCCTGAAGATGGGACATTAGCAACGCCTGTCATCGGCCGGCCTCGAACTGGGACGTCGCATGAATGCAGTGGCCACACCAGAAGCTGCCCGTGAGTCGAAGGGCACTGATCCCCACCTCCCAAGGCCCACTTGCTGCTGCTGCCCCTGAGTGTCTGGCCACAAGCAAATGTTCAACACCCGGCCCCAAGAGGGGGACATTCCCAGAGGAGAGCAAACAGCTACCTGCTGGCAAGCTGGCTCCGTCGGGTCCCCTTTCCCTAGTCCTCACGGGCCACAGACCTGCTCCGGTTGTGGGTCGGCCTCTCTCACCTGCTGAGCCTCCACCACGATCCAGGGGCCTGTGGACTCCAGTGTCACAGGCAGGGACTCCTACACAGTGTGGCATCTAACCAGGGGACCTCTTCCCATGAAGGCAGAGCCAGCGTGGCCCCCTGGCCGTGGGCTCACTGGAGTCTAGCCTGCCATACCACCCAGGAGCAGCCTCTGGAGGCACACCAGCCTGGGGCACTCACCCACGAGGCTGGCGCTGCCCCGAAGGACACGGACGACAGAGCAGAGGCCTTTCCATGGCACCACATCTCCAGCAAGAAGACCACAGGCCTTCTGGGCCAGGGAAGGAGCAGGAGGGGCCCCACCTGGCACCCTCCCAACCACCCACGGGGGAAATCTGTGCTTTCCAAACTCGGCTCTGCAGGGCTTGAGCTTCTCATCTCTGAGGGACACCTGCTTACTGGGGACACAGCTACGGATGGCTCCCAGGCACTTTGAGCTCCTGAACTCCAGCAGACAAGACAAGGAGCCACCTTTCTGTGGGGGTAAGTGGCCCTGATCAGCAGGAGGAGGTGGGGCTGCTGTTTCCGGGagaggaggggtgggagggggtgagtgAGAATCAGGGCCCTCTGGGCGTCATGGCACCCCCTGGCCCGATCGCTTCTGTGCATGGACAAGCACGGCCACCCCAGCCTGAGAAAGTCCATTGGCAACGGCTCAGGGAAGGAGCGTGAGGCCCCAGGACCTGCAGTGGTGACAGCCAAGGTGGGACAGTGCAGGAGGAAGGGGACGCATGTCAGGCAGGGCCCCAGCTAGCTGTCCCTGCTCCCTGGCCCTCAATCCTTCACAGGTCTCACCCCAACACGACCACCCCACCTCCCGAGATGTCTTGGCATCTGCTTCCTGAGGACCCACGTTGACACAGCCCAGGTTCCAATTTTGAAAAGGTAGTCTCGGAATTTCCACTGAGAAGGAGACACAGGAGCAGAGGGAGGTGGATGTTGGAGGGAGCAGAGTTCCAGGAAGGGGAACAGCAGGAGTGAAGGCCAAAGGGTGGGGCACGTCCGGGTTGCAGGCAGAATTCGGAGGCCTGAGGCTGGAGctcaggtgggggtggggcacagCGGAGGGGCAGGTCTTGTAGCCCCTGGAGCTGCTGCAAGGATGCTGATGCTTTCTCAGACAGGTGCTCCAGGAGGCCTGGGGGTGCTTTTACAGGATCCCGACTGCACTGGAGCGTGGTCTCTACGTGGATGAGGACAGAGAGCCCAGAGGGGCGGCGCTGCAAGACTCCAGGTGGGAGGCAATGGTGCCGGGGGTGGAGGGGCAGGCAGAACGGGCAGATTCTGAGATGAGCTGGCACGTGAGGGGTgagagggcagaggaggagaaggacCCAGCCCAACTCCACGATTTGGGCTCAAATGCCTCAAAGGAGGTACTGACAACGAACCCGAGGGAGCAGGTTTGGGGATGAAGACGTACCCTGTTTGAGGACGTCAAGGCTGAATTGGCAACTGGATGTTCAAGAGATGAGGCTGGTCACATGGGCAGTGGGGGGCTGGGGTGAAAGGAGCTCTGGGCTGGCAGCCACGCTGATGTCACAGCAGCCAACGGCAGGACGCTGTCCCATCACCCTGCACCACTGGGGAGCAGCTCTGCCACCAGCATCTCTGGTGCCCAGAAAAGACCCTTCTCTTTGGAGCCAGTGGTGTGCCCAGGTGCTGTCCCTGCAGAGCTCTGTCTCTGCTGCCTGGGGACACAGCTGTTAGTGAGTAATACAGGGGTGAGGCGCGGGGCCGCCAGGGCCTGTGCAGGACAATTGTCCTGCTAGTTGTGGCCAAGGCACCTGTGGGGGTCCAGGGCCAGCTCTGTGCTGTCTCTTCCAAGGAACCCATATTTGCTTTCTCTCTGCAGGAGCTCATTTGAatatgggaatgtaaatttttctttttttgttccatgtCTTTTTTCCCTGTGACATTCTGAGCCAGCTCCGGGTGCATCCTGACGAGCTCAGGGCCTGGGTTTGACAAGAATGGCGTCTGAGGCCACCGACTTGGAATAAAAAGTCAAGTCTGATTTCCCTGCCTTTGTAGACCAGGCAGAATTGGGCCCAAGGCTTGGGTggtgggaaggggagaggggacagGAGAGCCAGACATTAGTCACTATAGTTTGGTTGAAAGTGACAGAGCCCAACCCAAAGGGACTAAGGACAAGGAGCATGTGCTGTTTTTCACACTCACAAAGTCCAGGGGCAGTGAGCCCCAGGCACGGCTGCACCGCGCTCAAGTACAGCCGCTCCCTCCCTCTCGTCTTACCCCGCGTGGGCTTCATCCTCAGGCAGGGAGTATCTGCCTGAGGTCTCTCCCTGCAGCTGCAAGTGACTCCTCTGTCCCCTTCTCCATCCCcaggcaggagaggaggctgCCTCTCAGCCAACAGAACCCCAAGATCAGCCGCTTTGGCCTGGCACTGGCATGGCTCAGGCAATCGTGGCGCCCGAGCTCACAGCACTGGAGTCAAACCCTGGCTGAGGATACATGGAAAGTACAGGGGGAGTGTGGTGGTCGTCCCTGCAGCTGCCTTGGGGTGCCTGAGAGGAGCCCCTGCCTGATTCCCCAGCAATGCCTGAGGGCCCAGGTACCATCCTGCTGGGACAACGGGCCTGGGCACAGAAAGCCTGGCCGTAGTCAGGGCGGCGGGGAAAGCAGAGATGATCTTCTCTCTGGGCATCTGTGTCTCTTGCTGCTGGCTGCTGTGAGAAGTGAGGCTGAGAGAGCGGGGCGAGGGGCAGTGAGGGGTGATGGCAGCCTGGCAGGTCTCAAGTGACCCAGGCAGGATGGCTGTGGAGCCACCCATGGCCCGGCCGTAGGAAGGAGGCTGGCAGCCCCCTCAGGGTCTGCTCCCTGCTCCCCCAGGGCTGATACAGGCAGCTTAAGGGGCAAGGTCACAGGCTGGGcggggggctcatgcctgtaatcacaacactccagaggccaaggcaggaggactgcttgaggccaggagcccaagaccagcctgggcgacagagagacacctcgtctctaccaaaaataaagagGGAGGATCGCACCCACGCCAGGGGCCAGGACGGGGGCCCCAGAAAAGCAAGCTCCAAACACACCCCATCTCCTCCTGCTGAGCCCTGGGGTCTGGGTGCAagggcagaggctggggcaggaagagtGCAGAACCGAATGAAGCCTGACCCAGCACCGTTCCCTCCTAAGAATGGTGCCTGGGTGGAGACATCAAGcatgagagaagagagaaggggtaATCCTAggaaggctccctggaggaggtggtgcCTGGAGGAGGTCTTGAGGACCCAGGTCTGATCCGAGAGGAAAGGGGCTCCTGCCTGCCGGAAACTCCCTCCGTGTGAACCAGCTTGTGGCTGGCGTGCAGTGTGCGCCTCCCAGGGCTGGCTGagaagtatttgctgaatgaatggaacAGATTGCCTCTGTGGGCTGAGAATGAAGAAGTgatagagaaaacagaaaagaagacgGAAAGCAGACCTCTCTCCACTGTGCTTTTCCAGAACCCTCTGAAAGACCCTACGGCACCAGGGCAGCTGGGACCTGGCCCCAAACCCACGTCCAGCTGTGGGGGCCCAGCCCCAGCTCAGGAgccctcaccccatccccacgAGCATTGGCGGGGCCTCCTGTGGCCGTGATCCAGCAGACCCACATAGCAGCACTGCCGGGGGATCCCCCAGCCGAACCCAGGCCATGACCCGCCATCCCCGCTGGTGCCTGGGAGTAAACGGGGCCCTGGACTGTGGGAAGGATCAAGCCTGGGGGCCGCTGGGCCAGGCCAGAGGTAGGGACAGGCCCTGGGGAGGGGAACGTCTGGACCCTCAAGCTACTTGGCacccagctcctcctgcctcctATGCCAGAGTGCCCTGAGACCCCGCAGGTGTCTGCCCTGAACACCATGCCCGCTCCTCGGCCTAGGTCCCGGCAGTGGGGACTGGGCTTGGTGACCCTGGTCCCTCCTGCAGACCCCCAGCCAGGGGCCACGTGCTCCCGGCTGCTCCATCCGCGGGCCGGTGGGGCCCTCCCCTCGAGCAGCCGACATCAGCACAGGCTGCcggggtggggcctggtggatcTAGCGGAGGGCAACAGACAAGAAGGTGGGACATGTGGCCGCAGACCTGTGCTCACCACCCACCCAGGGCTGCTGGAGGCCCAGCCTGTCTCTGTCCACCCGCGACTCCCACCTGGGTGGGGTAGTCTGCGGAGGGAGCAAGGATGGCCTCGGGGCCGGCATGCTGGAGGCCCGGGTGAATACTGTGCAGGCCGGCCCCCGTCCGGCTGCTGCCTGGCTCCACTCTGAGAAGCTGGCCTCATCTGGGCCCCCAAGGCCCTGGAACTGAAGCCTGGCGGAGGTGGCCCACCCTCCTCCCTGTGTTCCTGCCTCCTGCACCTCCaagcccctccccagcctcaggtTCCGCCCCACCTGCTCCTTTCCCCGTGGGTGCCCCTTCCAGAAGCCCTCAGGGTTACTGCAGGTCTTCCCATTGCCCATGCTGTTCCCAGAGGGGCTGACTGAGGGCCCAGGTAGTGTGTGCCCTCAGCCCACCCTCAGGGCACACACAGCGCCCTGACCCCTCCTCCCTGGCACCCCTTTCCCTGCAGAAGGCCAGGAAGAGGCGCCGGGTGGAGGGGCTAAGCAGCGTAGGTGGGCTCAGGGAGCCTCATCCTGGAGGAGGAGTCTGGGCCCTACGAGCAGGAGCATGAGGACGAGGATGGGGATGAGGATGGGGACCGGGATGGGGACGAGGACAGCCCTCTCTGTTGGCTCCCGGGAGTCCCCAGATCCAGGGAAGCTCCTGGGGAACTGGTGCCTGCCAGAAAAACTAACCCAGCTTTGATCAGTGCTGGGGCCGGGATCCAGCGAGTGTGGACGCCCCTGGGTCCTGGCGAAAGAATAGGGGGTCTCAAAGAGCGGGCAaggggtgtctgtgtgtgcgtgccggcgtgtgtgcctgcgtgtgtgtgcctgcgtgtgtgtgcccgcgtgtgtgtgcctgcgtgtgtgtgcCCGCGTGTGCGTGCCTGCGTGTGTGTGCCCgcgtgtgtgtgcctgcgtgtgcgTGCCGGCATCTGTGTTGGTGCCTGCGTGTGGTGCCGGCATCTGTGTTGGTGCCTGTCAATATACACATCTACGTGCATCCgagtctgtctgtgtgtgtgtctctgagcTGTCTGTGGGTCTGTCTGTGGGTGTGTCTGAGGGTGTCTGGTGTGAGCTGTGACAGAGGTGTCAGGGGGAAACTGAAACTGTCCCCTTCCGCCCTGTAAGAGACAGGTCAGGGTCAGAGAAACAGCCCCTTCCCTCTGCAAGGCCCTGAACCAGGGTGGAGGTTGAGAATTGCTCTAGAGGCAAACCCTCCCCTGCATCTGGGCACAAATCACTGTCACTTGCTGCCTCCACgcctccccacacacacaaacacactcacacttCCCCAttccacacacacacgcactcacacacacactctgcccCCAATTCCACACACACTCTTCCACTCTCACACACACTTCCCCATATTCTACACACCCTTCCTCTCGCAAAGACACAAACTTCCGCACTTACACTCAACATTCATACACACACTCCCAATTCCACACACTTCCACTCACACACACTCAAttccacacacgtgcacacactgCCACAGTTCCACACTCTCACACACTTCCACTCCACTAACTCACTTCcacactcacattcacactcacacacact
This is a stretch of genomic DNA from Saimiri boliviensis isolate mSaiBol1 chromosome 9, mSaiBol1.pri, whole genome shotgun sequence. It encodes these proteins:
- the HRH3 gene encoding histamine H3 receptor isoform X3 translates to MERAPPDGPLNASGALAGEAAAAGGARGFSAAWTAVLAALMALLIVATVLGNALVMLAFVADSSLRTQNNFFLLNLAISDFLVGAFCIPLYVPYVLTGRWTFGRGLCKLWLVVDYLLCTSSAFNIVLISYDRFLSVTRAVSYRAQQGDTRRAVRKMLLVWVLAFLLYGPAILSWEYLSGGSAIPEGHCYAEFFYNWYFLITASTLEFFTPFLSVTFFNLSIYLNIQRRTRLRLDGAREAAGPEPPPEAQASPPRPPPGCWGCWRKGHGEAMPLHRYGVGEAAAGAEAGEAALGGGGGGGSAASPTSSSGSSRGTERPRSLKRGSKPSASSASLEKRMKMVSQSFTQRFRLSRDRKVAKSLAVIVSIFGLCWAPYTLLMIIRAACHGHCVPDYWYETSFWLLWVNSAVNPVLYPLCHHSFRRAFTKLLCPQRLKIQPHSSLEQCWK
- the HRH3 gene encoding histamine H3 receptor isoform X1, coding for MAGALRGARGAVGRARGALGCALRSGCTVAPAAAPAPAPASLPLQQPRYRPRWAWIHPRPLGTARPGPGPRPADHALGAPRGPRPGRGPTKTRLPGRDPSRPPSSRPAPCPASRSRVSLRGHGARAARRAAERFGGAGGRGGGGGRGARLLGSLDRGAGRAHGAAYRGHGAGQRAGHARLRGRFEPPHPEQLLPAQPRHLRLPRAFCIPLYVPYVLTGRWTFGRGLCKLWLVVDYLLCTSSAFNIVLISYDRFLSVTRAVSYRAQQGDTRRAVRKMLLVWVLAFLLYGPAILSWEYLSGGSAIPEGHCYAEFFYNWYFLITASTLEFFTPFLSVTFFNLSIYLNIQRRTRLRLDGAREAAGPEPPPEAQASPPRPPPGCWGCWRKGHGEAMPLHRYGVGEAAAGAEAGEAALGGGGGGGSAASPTSSSGSSRGTERPRSLKRGSKPSASSASLEKRMKMVSQSFTQRFRLSRDRKVAKSLAVIVSIFGLCWAPYTLLMIIRAACHGHCVPDYWYETSFWLLWVNSAVNPVLYPLCHHSFRRAFTKLLCPQRLKIQPHSSLEQCWK
- the HRH3 gene encoding histamine H3 receptor isoform X2, giving the protein MAGALRGARGAVGRARGALGCALRSGCTVAPAAAPAPAPASLPLQQPRYRPRWAWIHPRPLGTARPGPGPRPADHALGAPRGPRPGRGPTKTRLPGRDPSRPPSSRPAPCPASRSRVSLRGHGARAARRAAERFGGAGGRGGGGGRGARLLGSLDRGAGRAHGAAYRGHGAGQRAGHARLRGRFEPPHPEQLLPAQPRHLRLPRAFCIPLYVPYVLTGRWTFGRGLCKLWLVVDYLLCTSSAFNIVLISYDRFLSVTRAVSYRAQQGDTRRAVRKMLLVWVLAFLLYGPAILSWEYLSGGSAIPEGHCYAEFFYNWYFLITASTLEFFTPFLSVTFFNLSIYLNIQRRTRLRLDGAREAAGPEPPPEAQASPPRPPPGCWGCWRKGHGEAMPLHRYGVGEAAAGAEAGEAALGGGGGGGSAASPTSSSGSSRGTERPRSLKRGSKPSASSASLEKRMKMVSQSFTQRFRLSRDRKVAKSLAVIVSIFGLCWAPYTLLMIIRAACHGHCVPDY